The following proteins are co-located in the Mycolicibacterium goodii genome:
- a CDS encoding MBL fold metallo-hydrolase: protein MRLKPGRPDLADYARFFDVPSATADSPVTVTWAGVTTLLVDDGRSALLTDGFFSRPNLLTVAVRTLTPSRPRIDGCLARLGVDRLDAVLPVHTHFDHAMDSAVVAERTGATLVGGASAAQIGIGGGLPADRIVTATPGEAVRLGAYDVALFVSEHCPPDRFPGTITQPVVPPVKASAYRCGEAWSTLVHHRPSDRRLLIVGSAGAVPGALAGHRADVVYLGVGQLGMQPERYLTDYWTETVRTVGARRVVLIHWDDFFRPLHRPLRALPYAADDLDETMRVLTTLAAHDGVALHLPTLWRRSDPWSAARTGSGSWR from the coding sequence ATGCGGCTCAAACCCGGCAGGCCCGACCTGGCCGACTACGCGCGGTTCTTCGACGTGCCCTCGGCCACAGCGGATTCCCCGGTAACCGTCACGTGGGCCGGTGTCACGACGCTGCTGGTCGACGACGGGAGGTCGGCACTGCTGACCGACGGGTTCTTCAGCCGCCCCAACCTGCTCACCGTGGCCGTGCGTACGCTCACGCCGAGCCGGCCGCGCATCGACGGCTGCCTGGCCCGGCTCGGCGTGGACCGCCTCGACGCCGTGCTGCCGGTGCACACCCACTTCGACCACGCGATGGACTCGGCCGTCGTCGCCGAACGCACCGGCGCGACCCTGGTCGGCGGTGCGTCGGCCGCCCAGATCGGCATCGGCGGCGGTCTGCCCGCCGACCGGATCGTCACCGCGACACCGGGCGAGGCCGTTCGCCTCGGCGCCTACGACGTCGCGCTGTTCGTCTCCGAACACTGCCCACCCGACCGGTTCCCGGGCACCATCACCCAACCCGTCGTACCCCCGGTGAAAGCGTCGGCGTACCGGTGCGGTGAGGCGTGGTCGACCCTGGTGCACCACCGCCCCAGCGATCGTCGCCTGCTGATCGTCGGCAGCGCGGGCGCGGTGCCCGGGGCCCTCGCCGGACACCGCGCCGACGTCGTGTACCTCGGTGTCGGGCAGCTCGGGATGCAGCCCGAGCGCTACCTCACCGACTACTGGACCGAGACCGTACGCACCGTCGGCGCGCGCCGCGTGGTGCTGATCCACTGGGACGACTTCTTCCGGCCGCTGCACCGGCCGCTGCGGGCGCTGCCGTACGCCGCCGATGATCTCGACGAAACCATGCGGGTGCTGACCACGCTGGCCGCGCACGACGGCGTCGCACTGCACCTGCCGACCCTGTGGCGGCGCAGCGACCCCTGGAGCGCGGCACGGACCGGGAGCGGGTCCTGGCGCTGA
- the rlmB gene encoding 23S rRNA (guanosine(2251)-2'-O)-methyltransferase RlmB, producing MAGNSQRRGAVRKPGTKKGPTVGSGGVRRRGLEGRGATPPAHLRPNHPAAKKARAAAKAQQQRASRKTDDTELVLGRNPVLECLRAEVPATALYVALGTDADERVTESVQIAADRGISILEVPRTDLDRMSNHGLHQGMGLQVPPYQYAHPDDLLGAATADAAPALLVALDNISDPRNLGAIVRSVAAFAGHGVVIPQRRSASVTAVAWRTSAGAAARIPVARATNLNRTLKSWADAGLQIVGLDAGGDTTLDELDASGPTVVVVGSEGKGLSRLVREHCDAVVSIPMAGPTESLNASVAAGVVLAEIARQRRS from the coding sequence ATGGCCGGAAATTCACAACGGCGCGGCGCGGTCCGCAAGCCCGGGACCAAGAAGGGCCCGACCGTCGGCTCGGGTGGGGTGCGCAGGCGCGGGCTCGAGGGACGCGGCGCGACGCCGCCGGCGCATCTGCGGCCCAACCATCCGGCGGCCAAGAAGGCCAGGGCCGCGGCCAAGGCGCAGCAGCAGCGCGCCTCCCGCAAGACCGACGACACCGAACTCGTCCTCGGGCGCAATCCGGTGCTGGAATGCCTGCGCGCCGAGGTGCCTGCCACCGCGCTGTACGTCGCGCTCGGCACCGACGCCGACGAGCGGGTGACCGAGTCCGTCCAGATCGCCGCCGACCGTGGCATCTCGATCCTGGAGGTGCCGCGCACCGACCTGGACCGCATGAGCAACCACGGACTGCATCAGGGCATGGGGCTGCAGGTGCCGCCGTACCAGTACGCGCACCCCGACGATCTGCTCGGCGCGGCCACCGCCGACGCCGCACCCGCGCTGCTGGTCGCGCTCGACAACATCTCCGATCCGCGCAACCTGGGCGCGATCGTGCGTTCGGTGGCGGCGTTCGCCGGCCACGGTGTGGTGATCCCGCAGCGCCGGTCGGCGTCGGTCACCGCGGTCGCGTGGCGCACCAGCGCCGGTGCCGCCGCGCGGATCCCCGTGGCACGTGCGACGAACCTCAACCGGACCCTCAAGAGCTGGGCCGACGCCGGGTTGCAGATCGTCGGCCTCGATGCGGGCGGTGACACCACCCTCGACGAACTCGACGCGTCCGGCCCGACGGTCGTCGTCGTCGGCTCCGAAGGCAAGGGGCTGTCGCGGTTGGTGCGCGAGCATTGCGACGCGGTCGTGTCGATCCCGATGGCCGGGCCCACCGAATCGCTCAACGCGTCGGTGGCCGCCGGTGTGGTCCTCGCCGAGATCGCCCGTCAGCGCCGCAGCTGA
- a CDS encoding type B 50S ribosomal protein L31, with protein sequence MKPGIHPDYHPVVFQDAATGAQFLTRSTATSTRTIEWPTPSGPKTYPLIVVDVTSDSHPFWTGSARHIDSAGQVEKFRRRYG encoded by the coding sequence GTGAAACCCGGCATCCACCCCGACTACCACCCGGTGGTGTTCCAGGACGCTGCCACCGGCGCGCAGTTCCTCACTCGCTCGACGGCCACCAGCACCCGCACCATCGAATGGCCCACCCCCAGCGGGCCGAAGACCTACCCGCTCATCGTGGTCGACGTCACCAGCGATTCGCATCCGTTCTGGACCGGATCGGCACGGCACATCGACTCCGCGGGTCAGGTGGAGAAGTTCCGACGTCGCTACGGATGA
- a CDS encoding ArsB/NhaD family transporter, whose protein sequence is MTLALIALVVVLTFAMVRPNGWPEAVAAVPAAGLLIAFGVISVHDAVDEAGRLLPVVGFLAAVLVLAHLCDDEGLFHAAGTLMARASRGHPRKLLLRVFVIGATTTAVLSLDATVVLLTPVVLATARTLAIAPRPHAYASAHLANSASLLFPVSNLTNLLAFTVAGLTFVEFSAVMAIPWLATVAVEFALLSWLFSAELRARPEPETAPPPPELPLFVLVVLGLTLAGFAVTSVLDIAPAWAALAGAVVLGIRSLAQRRSTARGIVRAVNVPFLAFVLCLGVVVDAVVLNGPAAAMRDVLPDGDSLPALLGYAAVAAVLANLVNNLPAVLVLLPLVAAAGPGAVLAVLIGVNVGPNLTYVGSLSNLLWRHVVHREGLAAKAGEFSRVGLVTTPLTLVAAVLGLWLSLRLFG, encoded by the coding sequence CTGACGCTGGCGCTCATCGCGCTGGTCGTCGTGCTGACCTTTGCGATGGTGCGCCCGAACGGATGGCCCGAGGCCGTGGCGGCCGTGCCCGCTGCCGGACTGCTGATCGCCTTCGGCGTGATCTCGGTGCACGACGCCGTGGACGAGGCCGGCCGGCTGCTGCCGGTCGTCGGGTTCCTCGCGGCGGTGCTGGTGCTCGCGCATTTGTGTGACGACGAGGGCCTGTTCCACGCCGCGGGCACGCTCATGGCCCGCGCCAGCCGCGGCCACCCCCGCAAACTGCTGCTGCGGGTGTTCGTCATCGGCGCGACGACGACGGCGGTGTTGAGCCTGGACGCGACGGTGGTGCTGCTGACGCCGGTGGTGCTCGCCACGGCCCGCACGCTCGCGATCGCACCCCGCCCGCACGCGTACGCCTCGGCGCATCTGGCCAACTCGGCGTCGCTGCTGTTCCCGGTGTCGAACCTGACCAACCTGTTGGCGTTCACGGTCGCCGGGTTGACCTTCGTGGAGTTCAGCGCGGTCATGGCGATACCGTGGCTGGCCACGGTCGCAGTCGAATTCGCCTTGCTGAGTTGGCTTTTCAGTGCCGAACTGCGGGCACGTCCGGAGCCGGAGACGGCGCCGCCACCGCCGGAGCTGCCGCTGTTCGTCCTCGTGGTGCTCGGCCTGACCCTGGCCGGTTTCGCGGTGACCTCCGTGCTGGACATCGCGCCCGCGTGGGCGGCCCTGGCCGGCGCGGTGGTGCTAGGGATCCGCAGTCTCGCGCAGCGGCGCAGCACCGCGCGCGGCATCGTGCGCGCGGTCAACGTGCCGTTTCTGGCGTTCGTGCTGTGCCTGGGCGTGGTGGTCGACGCGGTGGTGCTCAACGGGCCTGCGGCGGCCATGCGCGATGTGCTGCCCGACGGTGACTCGTTGCCCGCGCTGCTGGGCTACGCCGCGGTCGCGGCGGTGCTGGCCAATCTGGTCAACAACCTGCCCGCGGTGCTGGTGCTGCTGCCGCTGGTGGCGGCCGCGGGTCCCGGCGCGGTGCTGGCAGTGCTGATCGGTGTCAACGTGGGCCCGAACCTGACGTACGTGGGCTCGCTGTCGAACCTGTTGTGGCGCCACGTCGTCCACCGGGAAGGCCTGGCGGCCAAGGCCGGGGAGTTCAGCCGGGTCGGCCTGGTCACCACACCGCTGACGCTGGTCGCCGCGGTGCTCGGATTGTGGCTGAGCCTAAGGCTTTTCGGCTGA
- the mrf gene encoding ribosome hibernation factor-recruiting GTPase MRF yields MRTPVVLVAGQDDARGTGRAVVEELLKAPGTLLVSHTFDGHVVVRTVASSVDSSKWVLELVHGCVSCTVRDDLLILLRRLHRRADVTRIVVQLMPWLEPEPVRWAIDNVHVRVGPGYIDGPAARDVAVAAVVTCVDTAAWLEQALGEDELADGRTAAQVVVGQAEVADVLVLGEPEATTLAVLRRLAPRARITVGPDRLELAMAHLEPDSPRGRALSPRDSLLAGQPPLTADGAVRIIEFTARRPFHPVRLHAAIDLLLDGVVRTRGRAWLANRDAEVMWIESAGGGLRVSTAGKWLAAMDSSEFAYTDPQWRALAAIDWDPDFGDRHVSLAILACGARTEIILDALRGALLTDAEFAHPEVWRHYPDPFGDWHQEPCQPEQTDQAAARHTQTGEPS; encoded by the coding sequence ATGCGTACGCCGGTAGTGCTGGTCGCCGGACAGGATGACGCCCGCGGAACCGGTCGGGCCGTCGTCGAGGAACTGCTCAAGGCCCCTGGCACACTGCTCGTCAGCCACACCTTCGACGGCCATGTGGTCGTCCGCACCGTGGCCAGTTCGGTCGACAGCTCGAAGTGGGTGCTTGAGCTGGTGCACGGATGCGTGTCCTGCACGGTGCGTGACGATCTGCTGATCCTGCTGCGCCGCCTGCACCGGCGCGCCGACGTGACCCGCATCGTCGTGCAGCTGATGCCCTGGCTCGAACCCGAACCCGTGCGCTGGGCCATCGACAACGTGCACGTACGGGTCGGCCCCGGGTACATCGACGGACCCGCGGCCCGCGACGTGGCGGTGGCAGCCGTGGTGACATGCGTGGACACCGCGGCGTGGCTGGAACAGGCGCTCGGCGAGGACGAACTCGCCGACGGCCGCACGGCCGCGCAGGTGGTGGTCGGGCAGGCCGAGGTCGCCGACGTCCTCGTGCTCGGCGAACCGGAGGCCACGACACTGGCGGTGCTGCGCAGGCTCGCGCCCCGCGCACGCATCACGGTCGGGCCGGACCGCCTCGAGCTGGCCATGGCCCACCTCGAACCGGACAGCCCACGCGGACGGGCGCTCTCGCCGCGCGACTCCCTGCTGGCCGGACAACCGCCGCTGACGGCCGACGGCGCAGTGCGCATCATCGAGTTCACCGCACGGCGTCCGTTCCACCCGGTGCGGCTGCATGCGGCCATCGACCTGCTGCTCGACGGCGTGGTGCGCACCCGCGGCCGCGCCTGGCTGGCCAACCGGGACGCCGAGGTCATGTGGATCGAATCGGCCGGCGGCGGGCTGCGTGTCAGCACCGCCGGAAAGTGGCTGGCCGCAATGGATTCCAGCGAGTTTGCCTACACGGATCCACAGTGGCGCGCGCTGGCGGCCATCGACTGGGACCCGGATTTCGGTGACCGGCACGTATCGCTGGCCATCCTGGCCTGCGGCGCCCGCACCGAGATCATCCTCGACGCACTGCGCGGCGCCCTGCTCACCGACGCCGAGTTCGCCCACCCCGAGGTGTGGCGTCACTACCCCGACCCGTTCGGCGACTGGCACCAGGAACCGTGCCAACCCGAGCAGACAGACCAAGCCGCCGCACGCCACACCCAGACAGGAGAACCATCGTGA
- the cysS gene encoding cysteine--tRNA ligase: MTDRAQAVGSGPASDLRLYDTMAGAVRDFVPLRPGHASIYLCGATVQGLPHIGHVRSGVAFDVLRRWLTANGYDVAFIRNVTDIDDKILNKAADAGRPWWEWAATYERAFSAAYDALGVLPPSAEPRATGHITQMVELIERLIDKGHAYAAGGDVYFDVLSLPDYGQLSGHRIDDVHQGEGVATGKRDQRDFTLWKGAKPGEPSWPTPWGRGRPGWHTECVAMCEAYLGPEFDIHAGGMDLVFPHHENEIAQAHGAGDGFARYWLHNGWVTMGGEKMSKSLGNVLSIPAVLQRVRAAELRYYLGSAHYRSMLEFSETALQDAVKAYSGIEDFLHRVCSRVGSVPVGEWTPKFAAALDDDLSVPMALAEIHAARAEGNRALDSGDHEGAMKQASSIRAMMDILGCDPLNERWESRDATSAALNAVDVLVQWALASRAEARERRDWAAADAIRDRLKEAGIEVTDTADGPQWALTERDSR; encoded by the coding sequence GTGACCGATCGCGCTCAAGCCGTCGGGTCGGGCCCTGCCTCCGACTTGCGGCTCTACGACACCATGGCGGGTGCCGTACGTGATTTCGTGCCGTTGCGGCCTGGGCACGCTTCGATCTACCTGTGCGGTGCGACCGTGCAAGGTCTACCGCACATCGGACACGTCCGGAGTGGGGTTGCGTTCGACGTGTTGCGCCGCTGGCTGACCGCCAACGGCTACGACGTCGCGTTCATCCGCAATGTCACCGACATCGACGACAAGATCCTCAACAAGGCCGCCGACGCGGGCCGTCCGTGGTGGGAGTGGGCCGCCACCTACGAGCGTGCGTTCTCGGCCGCCTACGACGCGCTGGGCGTGCTCCCCCCGTCGGCCGAGCCGAGGGCCACCGGTCACATCACCCAGATGGTCGAGCTCATCGAGCGGCTCATCGACAAGGGCCATGCCTACGCCGCGGGCGGCGACGTGTACTTCGACGTGTTGAGCCTGCCGGACTACGGGCAGCTGTCGGGTCACCGCATCGACGACGTGCACCAGGGCGAGGGCGTGGCGACCGGGAAACGCGACCAGCGCGACTTCACCCTGTGGAAGGGCGCCAAGCCCGGTGAGCCGTCGTGGCCGACGCCGTGGGGCCGCGGCAGACCCGGCTGGCACACCGAGTGCGTGGCGATGTGCGAGGCCTATCTGGGCCCCGAGTTCGACATCCACGCCGGCGGTATGGATCTGGTGTTCCCGCACCACGAGAACGAGATCGCGCAGGCGCACGGCGCCGGTGACGGGTTCGCCCGGTACTGGCTGCACAACGGCTGGGTCACCATGGGCGGCGAGAAGATGAGCAAGTCGCTGGGCAACGTGCTCTCGATTCCCGCTGTGCTGCAACGGGTTCGGGCCGCCGAGCTGCGCTACTACCTGGGCAGCGCGCATTACCGGTCCATGTTGGAGTTCTCCGAGACCGCACTGCAGGACGCGGTCAAGGCCTACTCGGGCATCGAGGACTTCCTGCACCGGGTGTGCAGCCGGGTCGGTTCGGTTCCGGTCGGCGAATGGACACCCAAGTTCGCCGCGGCCCTCGACGACGATCTGTCGGTGCCGATGGCGCTGGCCGAGATCCACGCCGCGCGCGCCGAGGGCAACCGCGCGCTGGATTCCGGCGACCACGAGGGCGCGATGAAGCAGGCGTCGTCGATCCGGGCGATGATGGACATCCTCGGTTGCGATCCGCTCAACGAGCGTTGGGAGTCGCGCGATGCGACCTCGGCCGCGCTCAATGCCGTCGACGTGCTGGTGCAGTGGGCGTTGGCCAGCCGCGCCGAGGCCCGTGAGCGTCGGGACTGGGCGGCCGCCGACGCGATCCGCGATAGGCTCAAGGAAGCCGGTATCGAGGTCACCGACACCGCTGACGGCCCGCAATGGGCCCTGACAGAGCGGGACAGCAGGTAA